Proteins co-encoded in one Chloroflexota bacterium genomic window:
- the aroF gene encoding 3-deoxy-7-phosphoheptulonate synthase, protein MIVVMNKKSGEKEIADIVKRIEAAGLQAHLSEGVERTVIGVVGVSPMFQDLRESLALMPGVEEVVRIGKPYKLSSREFQPEDTVIKIGNVSIGGNEVVVMAGPCAVETEDQAISTARAVKAAGASVLRGGAFKPSTSPYSFRGLGEEGLKILASAKEETGLPLVTEVLTPADVQLVVQYADILQVGARNMQNFILLDEVGKTQKPVLLKRGMSATLEEWLLAVEYVLSEGNRQVILCERGIRTFETYTRNTLDISAIPSIQKLSHLPIIADPSHGTGRRELVAPLALAAVAAGANGLLIEVHPTPDTALKDGAQSLDFEQFERLMAQLAPVAASVGRRVAGKGG, encoded by the coding sequence ATGATTGTAGTCATGAATAAGAAGTCCGGAGAAAAAGAAATCGCTGATATTGTCAAGCGGATTGAGGCCGCTGGTCTGCAGGCTCACTTGTCTGAAGGTGTAGAACGGACGGTGATCGGGGTAGTAGGTGTATCCCCTATGTTTCAGGATCTGCGTGAGAGCCTGGCACTGATGCCCGGGGTGGAGGAGGTGGTGCGCATTGGCAAGCCGTACAAGCTCTCCAGCCGCGAATTTCAGCCCGAGGATACGGTGATAAAGATTGGCAATGTCAGTATCGGTGGAAACGAGGTAGTGGTAATGGCTGGCCCTTGCGCCGTGGAAACAGAGGATCAGGCCATCAGCACCGCGCGAGCGGTGAAGGCCGCCGGAGCCAGCGTCTTGCGCGGCGGGGCCTTCAAACCCAGCACCTCCCCTTATAGCTTTCGCGGCTTGGGCGAAGAAGGGCTGAAGATTCTGGCCAGTGCTAAAGAGGAAACTGGTTTACCCCTGGTGACGGAGGTGCTCACCCCGGCGGACGTCCAGCTCGTAGTACAGTACGCCGACATTCTCCAGGTAGGAGCGCGCAACATGCAGAACTTTATCCTCCTGGACGAAGTGGGAAAGACCCAGAAGCCTGTGCTACTCAAGAGAGGCATGTCGGCCACCCTGGAGGAATGGTTACTCGCAGTAGAATATGTCCTATCTGAAGGCAATCGCCAGGTGATCCTGTGCGAAAGAGGCATCAGAACCTTCGAAACTTATACGCGCAACACGCTGGATATCAGCGCCATCCCCAGCATTCAGAAGCTGAGTCACCTGCCGATTATCGCTGACCCAAGTCACGGCACCGGGAGGCGGGAACTGGTGGCTCCTCTGGCCCTGGCTGCCGTAGCCGCCGGGGCAAATGGCCTGCTTATAGAAGTTCACCCCACGCCTGATACCGCTCTCAAAGACGGTGCCCAATCCCTTGACTTTGAGCAGTTCGAGAGGCTTATGGCCCAACTGGCCCCAGTGGCTGCCTCAGTGGGACGCAGGGTAGCCGGCAAAGGAGGCTGA